AAATAATTTCAGAAAGGAAAAAATGGAAGAAATTACTCTCCGCCAATGTCAAAATATTGTCGATGATTGGATTCAAACCGTAGGAGTGAAATATTTTTCGGAATTGACAAATCTCGCTCAATTAGTGGAAGAAGTCGGCGAAGTTGCGCGGATTATCTCCCGCACTTACGGGGATCAGAGTTTCAAAGACAGCGATCAGGGCAAAGATTTGGCAGAGGAGCTAACAGACGTGTTTTTTGTGCTCGTCTGTCTTGCCAATCAGACGGGCATCGATTTGACGGAAGCCTTTCAGAAAGGAATGGAAAAGAGAACCCGTCGCGATTTTTCCAGACATCGGAATAATGAGAAATTGAAATAAGGAACCAGATTTTTTAAAGAAATCTGGTTCCTGGCAAGCGAAAAAATTAAGCAAAAATTTCCTTCATCTCTTTCAGCAATTGCGCCATGAAATCCCACACCAGGCCAATTGATTCGACATGAATTTTTTCGTCCGGCGAATGCGGGTATTTGATGGTCGGGCCGATGGAGATCATATCCATTCCCGGATATTTGTCGCCAATGATGCCGCACTCCAATCCCGCGTGAATGACTTCCACGATCGGTTTTTTGTTAAACATGCGTTCGTACAATTCAGCGCTTTTTTTCAGCAACTTGGAATCCATATTTGGCGGCCAGGGCGGATAACCATCGCCGCTCTTGGCTTGTCCGCCTCCCAATCGTGCAATCGCTTCGATTCTGTAGGTCAATGCGTCCAATCGCGACACAATCGAGCTGCGTTGGCTGGTCAAAGTTTTGACTTCGCCATTTTCAATACTGACATTGGCAAGATTGTTGGAAGTTTCTACTAAATCCTCGATGTCGGTGGACATCGCAGCGACGCCGTGAGGAACCGCGTAAACGTAGTTGATTATTTTTTTTGTGCCGTCTGCGGTCGCGATTTTGTTAAAAGTGGCGTTGTTTTCTTTGATGCTGATAGTCAAGTCGGGATCTGTATTTTTGTATTCTTTTTTCAGCGTGGCTTCCATGTCAGAAATGACAGACTCTACTTTTTTCAGTTCCGCTTCCGGGAAGAATACCACTGATTCAGAATCGCGGGGAATCGCGTTGTGAGCGCTGCCGCCGACGTAATCGGCAATTCTCAAGTCCACGCCGGATTTGACTATCTTATCCATGACGCGGCACAATACTTTAATAGCGTTGGCCTTTTCCATTGCAATATCGATTCCGGAATGGCCTCCCTTCATGCCGCCGGCGATAATTTTAAATTGCTTGTAGTTTGCCGGCGTTGATTCTGTCTCAAATGGCACAGACGCCGTCGTGTTGATTCCTCCGGCACAGCCAACGGTAAAAACGCCTTCGTCTTCAGAATCAACGTTAATCAGGATTCTTCCCTCCAGGAATCCTGGCTGCAATTCATTGGCGCCCGTCAAACCGGTTTCTTCGTCAACTGTAAACAATAGTTCTAACGGCGGATGTTCCATTTCTTTGTCCGTCGCTATTGCCATCGCCATCGCCAAAGCGATTCCGTTGTCCGCTCCTAAAGTAGTTCCGTCCGCAGTCAGCCACTCTCCTTCATAAACCAGCTTGATGGGATCTTTTGTAAAATCATGTGTGGATTCCGGCGTTTTTTCACATACCATATCCATGTGCCCCTGAAGTATGACGACAGGAGAATTTTCATAGCCGGGAGTCCCTGGCGCTTTAATGAGTATGTTGTTCACTTTGTCGGTTTTTACCTCAAATCCGTGTTCCTTCGCCCAATCTTTGAGCCAGTTGGCAATTTTTTCTTCGTGCTTGGAACAGCGAGGAATTTGCGTGATTTTCTCAAACCACTTCAAAACTTCTCGGGTCTTTGCGTGGGCAATTTCCATAAATTTCTCCTCATTTTAATTTTAAAACGCACAGTATGTTAAAAAAATCAAATCAAACAAACAAATCCAATTTTGTCATGGAATTGAACTTGAATATAATAAAAAAATTGTTCAGTGTCAAACATAAAATACAAATTTTAGCCGTTACCCGAAAATTGCCTTCTTAGATAGAATTGATTTCTTCAAAAATCTTTTTGGAAATCTGGCCTATTAATTCTTGCGCTTGAACATGATTCTTGATGCCTTTGGTCATCACGACCAAAATGTAAGGATGCTCCGGCGTTAAATAGACAATCGCCGCATCGTGATCTATGCCGGTGATCCAGCCGGTTTTGTGCGCGACGCGAATTGTGGAAGGCAAATAGCGCGGAATTTTATCTTTGAATCGCTGGTCGACAAGAATGGCAATCATTTCGTCACACGCCTCAGGCGAGACGACTTCTTTCAGCGCAATTTTTTTCATGATTAAATACATATCGTAAGCATCGGTCGTGTTATTTAATCCGGCGCGAAACGCTTCGAGGTCTTCTACTCCGCGTAGCACCTGAATATTTTTCGCGCCGATGGAATGCATGGTTGCTGATACATTTTCAGCGCCCACCAGATCGATGAGCAAATTTGTGGCGAAATTGCTGCTCACCGTGATCATTTGATAGACCAAATCCCGGATGGTCATCTTTTTATTCAGATGTCGATAAACAATATCATCGCTGTCGTCGATCTCGCTGAGCGAAAATTTGCTGCCATCGACAATGGATCTGAATTCATTCTTCACTTCAATGGAATCGGTCAAGCGAAGACGTCCTTCCTGCGCTTGCTTGAAAACTTCAATCATCACCGGCGTTTTCATGGTGCTCGCGGCGTGCATTTGCACTTTTTCGTTAATGAACAAACTTGCCCCGCTCGGTAAATCTTCAAAAGCGACGGCGACTGTTGCCTGCGGAAAATCTGCGCACAAACGCTCGATTTCCTGTTTTAATTTTTCCGTATCCAATGTTTTTTTGGCGCAACCAGATAACATGAAAACTATCCCTGTCAATAAAATTAGCGGTATTTTTTTCCAAAAATGTTTCATTCCCGATCTCCTGCAGGCTCATTTTAATTACCGCCCTTATAATAGCGAAACAATTCATTAAAATCAAGTTTTTTCATGGTGTTATTCAAATTTTATAAAATTTCTCTTGATTTTTTAATTTCAATTAATTAACTTTAGGCGCTAATGAATTTCCCGCTAATTCAAATTTTATCATACATAAATTCCTGCACAAATCTGACAAAGTAGGAAAGCGACGACGTAGCGATTTGTGATGTGAAAAAAATATTTTGTTTGTCAGAAATCTAAAATAAATTCCTCCCCGATGGTTTTTTTAATACAATTTGAAATAGAAGTTTGACGCGATATTGTATTCGCCCTGAAATTATTTTGAAGCTATGGTTATTGAAAATTTAAAGGGAGTCATTTTCGATGTCCACAAAACGCTCGTTGATGATTCCGGATTTCCCAGAGATCGAATTTGGCGACTCATTGAAAAATCGGGCGTGACGGTCAATCGAGAGCTTTATTTTGAGCTCTATGATAAGATTACCAGACAACTTTTCAATTGGCCCGAGATAAATCCCTTTGTCAAGGTTCGCGAAATTCACCGAAGGAGATTGCAGCAAATTTACCGCCACTTCAACGTTGACCGCAACATTGAAAATGATCTGAATTTTCTGTGGGAATCTTTGGCGGCGTGTCAGTTTTACCCTGAGGTTCCCGAGGTTTTGCACAAACTATCCGGAAAATTCAAATTAGCGCTGCTCTCCAACGCTGACGCTGATGATCCGCTGCTTGAAATAGTTCGCCGCTGCGGAGTAAAATTTGATGCGATCGTCACTTCCGAGCAGGCAAAATGTTATAAGCCAGATCGAAAAATTTATGAGCTGACGCTGAAGAAATTGGCGCTTTCGCCTGCAGAAGCCATCATGGTTGGTGATTCGCCGGCGCCAGATATTGGCGGGGCAAAAAATGTTGGTATACGCGCCATCTGGATAAATCGACACGGAAAAATTTTTAACGAATATTTGCCAAAGCCAGATTGGGAAATTCAAAGTTTATCGGCAATTTTTGAAGTATTGAATCTATAACCATATTTCAACTATTCAGGGAGCAATGCAATGAAAGATGAAATTAGCGCGGCCGCGGACCCTGTTCTGACTTTGAATAAAGAAATTCCGGGCTATTCCGGCTATCAGAACAGGAATGATCTCGACAATAGCGACAATCAATTACGTCGCTATTTGAGCGACAAATTGCGTCTCGCGACTTCCCAATTCAATGAAAAAAAAGATCAGCTTCTGTCTTCGGGCCGGGAGAATTACCGGGAAATGATTAGCAATATTCTCCAGAGCATGGACGCGGTCGCTGAATCGCTAAAAAATCCCTGTTATTGCAGCCAAGGGAAAATAGCGAACAATCGCCTGACGCAACAGCAAATCGATCAATTGCACGACCACGACAGCAAACTGGTGGAACAGATGCTGATTTTGGAAGACGAGTTTACGCATTTGCCCGACCAATTTGCAGAACATGAGTTGCCCGATCTGTTGGCTCATATCTATGACTTGATTGACGGCTTCAACCAATCTTTGACAGAGCGGGAATTCATATTTCTGGGTCAGGAAGATGAGGCTTGATCTATTTTGTCCGCACTGAATAGTTGATTTTTTTGTTCGGCGGATGACTTGCCCGGTCATTCGCTTCATTTTATCGGGAAAACGGAGTTTAAAAATTTGAGTCTCATTTCTTTTTAAGGGTGATTTTTCCGGCTGTAATCAAAAAATCAAGTTTATTTTTCAAAATAATAATCATGTAAATTTGAGGAAATTTCCATGAAAGCAAAAACCGAGTACCTGTGGTTTAATACATCGAAAAAAAGAGAGTACATTAACATCACCGGAGAAGTCGAACGTGTCGTTCGGGAAAGCGGGATCAAGGAAGGTATGGTTTTGGTTTCCGCCATGCACATCACCGCCGGCGTTTACGTCAACGACGCCGAGTCCGGATTGATTCAGGATATTGAGGAATGGCTTCAAAAGCTGGCGCCTGAAGGCCCTGACTATCGCCATCACCGCACCGGTGAGGTCAACGGCGACGCGCATTTGAAAAATCTCCTCATCGGGCATGAAGTCATCGTTCCTATCACTGACGGTGATTTGGATTTGGGTCCCTGGCAGCAGATTTACTACGCCGAATTTGACGGCAGAAGACGAAAAAGACTCATCATCAAGGCGATTGGCGAATAAAGGAAAAATCGATGGATTCACATGGAACGCTGCGCATTGCCCTGGCGCAAATTAATGTCATTGTCGGCGATTTGGCTGGCAATGTGGAAAAAATAATAAATTATATTCATCAAGCAAAAAAACAACAGGCGGACATCGTCGCCTTTCCGGAGCTCACAATTCCCGGATACCCGCCGGAAGATTTACTTTTGCGGCCACAGTTTGTCGCTGACAATCACGCGGCGATGGAACAGGTCGTTTCCGCCTGTGACAGCGTCGTCGCCATTGTCGGATTCGCAGACCAACAGCAAAACGGACTTTTCAACGGCGCCGCTGTCGTCCAAAATCGAGAAATTAAAGGCATCTACCACAAAATCCATCTTCCCAATTATGGCGTTTTCGATGAAAAAAGATATTTTAAACAAGGAAAAAAACCGCTAATTTTCACTGTGAATAATATTTCAGTGGGACTCAGCGTGTGCGAAGATCTCTGGATTCCGGACAGCGTGATCGACAGTCAGGCGCTTTGGGGCGACTGTCTCGTCGGGATCAATATTTCTGCTTCGCCATTCTGTTCCGGCAAAATTGAAGAGCGGGAAGCTCTGGTCATTGATCGCGCGCGTAAAAATCGTATTTTTATGTGTTACGTCAATCTCATCGGTGGTCAGGATGAGTTAGTGTTCGACGGCTCCAGCCTTGTCGTTGACGATGGGGGTAAAATTGTTTCTCGCTGCCGCCAATTCGCCGAAGATCTTGTTCTGGTTGATATTGATGTGGCAACGATCAGACAAAATAGATCACAAGACCAGATATTTCAGCAGCGCCAGGCGTCTTTCCCGCAGAAATTCAAATTTGAAAAAATTCAGTTAAAAAAATCCATTGCACAATTCCCCAAAAATCCGATTGAGAAGTCGCAGCATTCGTCCCTCACTCAGATTGAAGAAATCTACCATGCCTTGGTGCTTGGTACGCGAGATTATGTCCGCAAAAACGGCTTCAAAAAAGTTGTTTTAGGATTGAGCGGCGGCATCGATTCGGCGCTGACCGCCGCCGTCGCAGCGGATGCGTTAGGCGCTGAAAATGTCGTCGGCATCGCCATGCCGTCGCAGTTTTCTTCAGATTCCAGTCTGGAAGACGCTCGACAACTGGCGCAGAATTTGGGGATTGAATACAAAATAGTCCCTATCAAAAATACATTCGATCAATATTTGCAAATGTTGAAACCGCAATTTTCCGATCTTCCCTATGACGTCACCGAGGAGAATATTCAAGCGCGAATTCGCGGCAATATCGTCATGGCGCTCTCCAACAAATTTGGCTGGTTGGCGCTGACCACGGGCAACAAAAGCGAACTCAGCGTTGGCTATTGCACGCTCTACGGCGACATGGTCGGCGGATTCGCCGTGATCAAAGACGTCCCCAAAATGATGGTTTATCAACTCGCGCGATATTTGAACGAGAATCGCGACCATGAAATTATTCCGGAAAATACGATCACGAAGCCGCCGTCAGCGGAATTGCGCCCCGACCAGAAAGATTCTGACAGTCTCCCGCCTTACGAAATTCTTGATCCGATTTTGCAGGCTTATGTAGAACAAAATTTATCCATCAAGGAAATCATTGACATGGGATTTGATTCTGACATTGTTCGCCGCGTCGTACGCATGGTTGACCGCGCGGAATATAAACGACGCCAGGCGCCTCCGGGAATAAAAATCACGCCGCGCGCTTTCGGAAAGGATAGGCGGATGCCAATTACCAATCATTATCATCATTCTTCTGACAATTAGCGGCTTTGAACATGTTAAGCTCGTTGAATTTTTTGTTAAACAAAAGGACGCGCGGAATCCTGTTGAAAGCTCTGATCGCGTAGTAAAATATGTCGATTAAAAATTTTACTTGCATATTTCATTTTTTTTATTAAACTATAAAAATGAATGTCATTCATTTTTGGAAAAATAGTTCAATAACAGGAGGAAAAAATGGTTCTTCACCATGAGTTTATTAAAACAGCTAAGAAATACGGCAAGAAAGTCGCGATCTCCGATAAAACTACCAATCGGGAGGTCACATACTCCAGGGCGCTCATCGCCGCTCTCATTCTGGCAAAAAAAATCGGGAAATACAAAGAAGGCTACATTGGCATCATGATCCCTACTTCGGCGGGCGCCATGCTTTCCATTTTAGGCACGTTGATGGCGGGCAGGGTGCCGGTCATGATAAATTATTCGACTGGCGCTTCCGATAACTGCGAATATGCCCAGGACAAATGCGGTTTCAAAACGATCATTAC
The sequence above is drawn from the Calditrichota bacterium genome and encodes:
- a CDS encoding aminoacyl-histidine dipeptidase, with product MEIAHAKTREVLKWFEKITQIPRCSKHEEKIANWLKDWAKEHGFEVKTDKVNNILIKAPGTPGYENSPVVILQGHMDMVCEKTPESTHDFTKDPIKLVYEGEWLTADGTTLGADNGIALAMAMAIATDKEMEHPPLELLFTVDEETGLTGANELQPGFLEGRILINVDSEDEGVFTVGCAGGINTTASVPFETESTPANYKQFKIIAGGMKGGHSGIDIAMEKANAIKVLCRVMDKIVKSGVDLRIADYVGGSAHNAIPRDSESVVFFPEAELKKVESVISDMEATLKKEYKNTDPDLTISIKENNATFNKIATADGTKKIINYVYAVPHGVAAMSTDIEDLVETSNNLANVSIENGEVKTLTSQRSSIVSRLDALTYRIEAIARLGGGQAKSGDGYPPWPPNMDSKLLKKSAELYERMFNKKPIVEVIHAGLECGIIGDKYPGMDMISIGPTIKYPHSPDEKIHVESIGLVWDFMAQLLKEMKEIFA
- a CDS encoding HAD-IIIA family hydrolase encodes the protein MVIENLKGVIFDVHKTLVDDSGFPRDRIWRLIEKSGVTVNRELYFELYDKITRQLFNWPEINPFVKVREIHRRRLQQIYRHFNVDRNIENDLNFLWESLAACQFYPEVPEVLHKLSGKFKLALLSNADADDPLLEIVRRCGVKFDAIVTSEQAKCYKPDRKIYELTLKKLALSPAEAIMVGDSPAPDIGGAKNVGIRAIWINRHGKIFNEYLPKPDWEIQSLSAIFEVLNL
- a CDS encoding YjbQ family protein; translation: MKAKTEYLWFNTSKKREYINITGEVERVVRESGIKEGMVLVSAMHITAGVYVNDAESGLIQDIEEWLQKLAPEGPDYRHHRTGEVNGDAHLKNLLIGHEVIVPITDGDLDLGPWQQIYYAEFDGRRRKRLIIKAIGE
- a CDS encoding nucleotide pyrophosphohydrolase, coding for MTLRQCQNIVDDWIQTVGVKYFSELTNLAQLVEEVGEVARIISRTYGDQSFKDSDQGKDLAEELTDVFFVLVCLANQTGIDLTEAFQKGMEKRTRRDFSRHRNNEKLK
- a CDS encoding serine hydrolase, with the translated sequence MKHFWKKIPLILLTGIVFMLSGCAKKTLDTEKLKQEIERLCADFPQATVAVAFEDLPSGASLFINEKVQMHAASTMKTPVMIEVFKQAQEGRLRLTDSIEVKNEFRSIVDGSKFSLSEIDDSDDIVYRHLNKKMTIRDLVYQMITVSSNFATNLLIDLVGAENVSATMHSIGAKNIQVLRGVEDLEAFRAGLNNTTDAYDMYLIMKKIALKEVVSPEACDEMIAILVDQRFKDKIPRYLPSTIRVAHKTGWITGIDHDAAIVYLTPEHPYILVVMTKGIKNHVQAQELIGQISKKIFEEINSI
- a CDS encoding NAD+ synthase; amino-acid sequence: MDSHGTLRIALAQINVIVGDLAGNVEKIINYIHQAKKQQADIVAFPELTIPGYPPEDLLLRPQFVADNHAAMEQVVSACDSVVAIVGFADQQQNGLFNGAAVVQNREIKGIYHKIHLPNYGVFDEKRYFKQGKKPLIFTVNNISVGLSVCEDLWIPDSVIDSQALWGDCLVGINISASPFCSGKIEEREALVIDRARKNRIFMCYVNLIGGQDELVFDGSSLVVDDGGKIVSRCRQFAEDLVLVDIDVATIRQNRSQDQIFQQRQASFPQKFKFEKIQLKKSIAQFPKNPIEKSQHSSLTQIEEIYHALVLGTRDYVRKNGFKKVVLGLSGGIDSALTAAVAADALGAENVVGIAMPSQFSSDSSLEDARQLAQNLGIEYKIVPIKNTFDQYLQMLKPQFSDLPYDVTEENIQARIRGNIVMALSNKFGWLALTTGNKSELSVGYCTLYGDMVGGFAVIKDVPKMMVYQLARYLNENRDHEIIPENTITKPPSAELRPDQKDSDSLPPYEILDPILQAYVEQNLSIKEIIDMGFDSDIVRRVVRMVDRAEYKRRQAPPGIKITPRAFGKDRRMPITNHYHHSSDN